From the genome of Streptomyces sp. NBC_00659, one region includes:
- a CDS encoding TlyA family RNA methyltransferase has protein sequence MAGVARRRLDAELVRRKLARSREHAGQLIAAGRVSVGKTLATKPATQVETAAAIVVSKDDSDPDYVSRGGHKLAGALAVFGPQGLKVEGRRALDAGASTGGFTDVLLRAGAAHVVAVDVGYGQLAWSLQSDERVTVKDRTNVRELTLEAIDGESVDLVVGDLSFIPLGLVLPALARCTVPDADLVMMVKPQFEVGKDRLGSGGVVRSPELRAETVRGVAGRAYELGLGVKGVTASPLPGPSGNVEYFLWLSAGAPELDPADVDRAVAEGPR, from the coding sequence GTGGCAGGAGTGGCACGCCGCCGCCTCGACGCCGAGCTGGTCCGCAGGAAGCTCGCCCGCTCGCGCGAGCACGCCGGACAGCTGATCGCCGCGGGCAGGGTCAGCGTGGGCAAGACCCTCGCGACCAAGCCCGCCACGCAGGTCGAGACCGCCGCGGCGATCGTGGTCAGCAAGGACGACAGCGACCCCGACTACGTCTCGCGCGGCGGACACAAGCTCGCCGGCGCGCTCGCCGTCTTCGGGCCGCAGGGCCTGAAGGTCGAGGGGCGGCGGGCACTGGACGCCGGCGCGTCCACCGGGGGCTTCACCGACGTACTGCTGCGCGCGGGCGCCGCCCATGTCGTCGCCGTGGACGTAGGTTACGGACAACTCGCGTGGTCTCTCCAGAGCGATGAACGCGTCACCGTCAAGGACCGTACGAACGTACGCGAGTTGACGTTGGAGGCGATCGATGGGGAGTCCGTGGACCTTGTTGTCGGGGATCTGTCCTTCATCCCGCTCGGACTGGTGCTGCCCGCCCTCGCGCGGTGCACGGTGCCGGATGCCGACCTGGTGATGATGGTCAAGCCGCAGTTCGAGGTGGGGAAGGACCGGCTGGGCAGCGGCGGTGTCGTGCGCAGTCCGGAGCTGCGCGCCGAGACCGTGCGCGGTGTGGCGGGGCGAGCCTACGAACTGGGGCTCGGAGTGAAGGGCGTGACAGCGAGCCCGTTGCCCGGACCGTCGGGCAACGTCGAGTACTTTCTGTGGCTGAGTGCCGGGGCACCCGAACTCGACCCGGCCGACGTTGACCGTGCAGTGGCGGAGGGGCCGCGTTGA